The following are encoded in a window of Arthrobacter sp. OAP107 genomic DNA:
- a CDS encoding acyltransferase family protein yields MPEGSPTSKSGQRADIQGLRTLSVGIVIAYHLRPDLLPGGFVGVDVFFVISGFLIIGSLVREIIARGRIGMLVFYARRIRRLLPSSTVVLMSTMAGAVLLMPQDRWQSIALDVMMSAAQVQNWNQAFGSVSYESANALVSPVQHLWSLAVEEQFYIVIPLLLGAAGLVARLRGLPAGRCCAYFLGLMVAASLVHSVLFTASNHDLAYFATTTRMWEIGLGGLGALLLPVVRPRPRASAVLAWLGLALILSAAVFYSTRMQFPGFVALMPVTGAVLILVNGPAPAGSLRHGYGPGFHPATYLSVAPMKYLGDISYSLYLWHWPVIVFYVYLAGRTPNLATAVALAGASVLMAALAYRFVEQPFFRQARKGKLPVGRRSRGRARTLRDYALGASMVTATCLTATVPWAVVEAKSASLNYEISDADYPGALAFDPSRPAHVPQGKAVLPDPAVATKDVPLTNKDGCNVYDPVKSPDTGCTYGDLGAQRTLVIIGDSHASQYVDPLAYIGVRNGWKVRAMVRNGCPFTAAPPASKDTVFSNCPEQNRTSLRKLLRLKPDKVVVAGMTPAGYQSALGWEWKSDRELISGYTAMLRPLVEAGIEVAVILDTPFPAFSVPDCVERSGPTAPECSVAHEPDQRHEDPLRVAAHEVGSVAVVDLGSYFCRNGRCPPVIGNVLVYRDNHLTATFARTLSGPLKRALKL; encoded by the coding sequence ATGCCTGAGGGGTCACCTACTAGCAAAAGTGGCCAGAGAGCGGACATACAGGGCCTTCGAACCCTCTCCGTTGGAATCGTCATTGCCTACCATCTCCGTCCTGATTTATTGCCGGGCGGCTTCGTCGGCGTTGACGTCTTTTTTGTTATCTCCGGATTTCTGATTATTGGTTCACTTGTGCGTGAGATCATCGCCCGCGGCCGCATTGGGATGCTGGTCTTCTATGCCCGCCGCATCCGGCGCCTGCTCCCTTCCTCGACGGTCGTTCTTATGTCCACCATGGCCGGGGCAGTCTTGCTGATGCCCCAGGACCGATGGCAGTCGATTGCTCTTGACGTCATGATGTCAGCGGCCCAAGTTCAAAACTGGAACCAAGCCTTCGGTTCCGTGAGCTACGAGTCGGCCAACGCACTCGTCTCGCCCGTTCAGCATTTATGGTCTCTTGCTGTTGAAGAGCAGTTCTACATCGTTATTCCTTTGCTCCTGGGTGCCGCTGGACTGGTAGCGCGCCTTAGGGGGCTCCCAGCCGGACGTTGCTGTGCCTATTTTCTGGGCCTCATGGTGGCTGCTTCCCTCGTCCATTCCGTCCTATTCACGGCATCGAATCATGACCTGGCCTACTTCGCCACCACCACGCGGATGTGGGAAATCGGCTTGGGCGGGCTGGGCGCACTGCTGCTTCCTGTCGTTCGTCCCCGGCCCCGCGCAAGTGCTGTTCTGGCGTGGCTGGGACTGGCGTTGATTCTGTCCGCGGCAGTTTTTTACTCCACCCGGATGCAATTTCCTGGTTTTGTGGCGCTGATGCCTGTCACCGGTGCCGTGCTCATTCTCGTGAACGGCCCCGCGCCGGCTGGTTCACTCCGACACGGCTACGGCCCGGGTTTTCATCCAGCGACATATCTGAGTGTTGCCCCGATGAAATACCTCGGTGACATCTCGTATTCGCTCTACTTATGGCACTGGCCAGTGATCGTCTTCTACGTCTACCTGGCCGGCAGGACGCCGAATCTTGCCACGGCCGTTGCGCTGGCAGGAGCCAGCGTGCTGATGGCAGCGCTGGCCTATCGCTTCGTTGAACAGCCCTTCTTCAGGCAGGCCAGAAAGGGGAAGCTTCCGGTGGGCCGCCGGTCTCGTGGACGCGCCCGCACATTGCGGGACTACGCTTTGGGCGCGTCGATGGTGACCGCTACTTGCCTAACCGCAACGGTGCCGTGGGCCGTCGTGGAGGCAAAATCGGCTTCGCTGAATTATGAGATCTCCGATGCGGACTATCCTGGCGCCCTCGCCTTTGACCCGAGCCGGCCTGCCCACGTGCCGCAGGGGAAGGCTGTCCTTCCTGACCCCGCGGTTGCCACAAAAGATGTGCCACTGACCAACAAAGATGGCTGCAACGTCTACGATCCGGTCAAGTCACCGGACACTGGTTGTACATACGGGGATTTGGGAGCCCAGCGTACGCTGGTGATTATTGGCGACTCCCACGCCAGCCAGTACGTGGATCCTCTGGCGTACATCGGCGTGAGGAACGGCTGGAAAGTCAGGGCTATGGTAAGGAACGGATGTCCGTTCACGGCGGCCCCGCCAGCGTCCAAGGACACGGTCTTCAGCAATTGCCCGGAGCAAAACCGGACTTCTCTCCGGAAACTGCTGCGCCTGAAACCGGACAAGGTTGTGGTGGCCGGCATGACCCCGGCAGGTTATCAATCAGCCCTGGGTTGGGAGTGGAAAAGCGACCGGGAGCTCATCTCCGGCTACACGGCGATGCTGAGGCCTTTGGTCGAGGCAGGGATCGAAGTTGCTGTGATCCTGGATACGCCTTTCCCTGCTTTCTCAGTCCCGGACTGTGTTGAGAGGAGCGGGCCTACCGCCCCAGAATGCTCGGTGGCTCACGAGCCGGACCAGCGCCATGAGGATCCCCTTAGGGTTGCCGCTCATGAGGTGGGCAGTGTGGCTGTGGTGGATCTGGGCAGTTATTTTTGCAGGAATGGAAGGTGTCCTCCCGTCATAGGCAACGTACTGGTTTACCGTGACAACCATCTCACGGCCACGTTCGCCCGGACGCTGAGCGGCCCATTGAAGCGTGCGCTGAAGTTGTAG